Proteins co-encoded in one Dendropsophus ebraccatus isolate aDenEbr1 chromosome 9, aDenEbr1.pat, whole genome shotgun sequence genomic window:
- the LOC138801578 gene encoding E3 ubiquitin-protein ligase TRIM8-like, which produces MEAADLTEELTCPMCEKIYTDPVSLQCGDTFCRPCIDHVLDIHAVCGVHDCPVCERRINERPLLPSSTEMLQKLQTYRAAQARTEEEEEEEKVYCLYCEESRVLAVKTCVQCETPLCDQHLEAHNKELTHILIPPTAIASLAYRKCSKHGNVLQYYCSQDAASICESCGLTGSHQGHQIIALSNAFDDEKNKLHDFLCKLKLREEKIDRRIESMAEVTREAREKTATLTGKIHAIFKKIKKHLNHVQKTIKEVLYNELQNISKLTKSLHKQKKKLCSKMEDVEELCDITDPVSLLQQVGRSKDLLQDDPDGETETNGDPVSSMDDLLENIIAASFLSCVSRLSEEFYKLYGSNES; this is translated from the coding sequence ATGGAGGCTGCTGATCTGACTGAGGAGCTGACCTGTCCTATGTGTGAGAAAATCTACACTGACCCGGTATCACTGCAGTGTGGAGACACCTTCTGCCGGCCGTGTATAGATCATGTGCTGGATATCCATGCGGTTTGTGGAGTACATGACTGTCCAGTATGTGAAAGGAGAATAAATGAGCGTCCTCTACTGCCGAGCAGCACAGAAATGCTTCAGAAGTTACAAACCTATCGAGCCGCCCAGGCACGtactgaagaggaggaagaagaggaaaaggTATATTGTCTATACTGTGAGGAGTCTCGAGTACTTGCTGTGAAGACGTGTGTGCAGTGTGAGACCCCTCTGTGTGACCAACACCTGGAAGCCCACAACAAGGAGCTGACGCACATCCTGATCCCGCCAACTGCAATTGCATCACTTGCATACAGAAAGTGCAGCAAACACGGTAATGTTCTACAGTACTACTGCTCCCAGGATGCTGCCAGTATCTGCGAGTCCTGCGGCCTGACAGGAAGTCACCAGGGACATCAGATTATAGCATTGAGCAATGCCTTTGATGATGAGAAAAATAAGTTACATGACTTTCTATGTAAACTAAAACTGAGAGAAGAAAAGATTGATAGAAGAATAGAGAGCATGGCGGAAGTGACAAGGGAAGCGAGGGAGAAAACAGCGACGTTAACCGGTAAAATACACGCCATATTTAAGaagataaaaaaacacttaaaTCACGTGCAAAAAACAATAAAGGAAGTTCTATATAATGAGCTGCAGAATATCTCGAAACTAACGAAAAGCTTACACAAGCAGAAGAAGAAGCTGTGCAGCAAaatggaggatgtggaggagctgTGTGACATCACCGATCCGGTCTCACTCTTGCAGCAAGTAGGACGGAGTAAGGATCTTCTCCAAGATGACCCAGATGGGGAGACAGAGACAAACGGTGATCCAGTCTCTTCTATGGATGATCTGCTGGAGAATATCATTGCAGCTTCTTTTCTCAGCTGTGTCTCTCGACTTTCGGAGGAATTCTATAAACTATATGGCTCAAATGAATCGTAG